GATGCGACGCTCAAGACGAAGGTCGGTGGCGACATAGACCGTCGCCATACCGCCACGGGCGATGCGAGCTCGAACCCGGTAGCGGCCGTCAACAAGCCGCCCGATGAGGGGGTCGGCCTGTTGATTGATCGTCACCCTCAGAGTCTAGAGAAGTCCAGCTGAAAGCCTTGGCAACGGCTCGCACATCCGCGGTGCGAGTCGGGAACGCATGGCCGGCTCAGCCGAGCTCGGCGAGCCACTGGTGCGCCTGAGCCTCCCAGGTCCCGTAGCGGGCCGGGAACGCCGAGATCTGCACGGCCTGAGCCGCGTCGGTGAATGCCATAGATTCCCAGCCTTCGAGATCGAGAAGGCCTGTCGTGGCCGCGCCGTTGGGGTCGGACGCGCCGCCGTAGAAGACGCGGATGCTGCGCGTGGGATCCATGATCTGCTCCGGCGTGCCCCACCCTGTGCTGGGGCGCTGTTGAAACAGACCGAGCGAGTCGCGGTCGCCCCAGTCGAGGTTGCGCAGCCACGACTCCACCATCGCGGTCGCGAGAGCGATGGCCACGCCGCGGTCAGAGACACCGAGTTCGCGACCGATGGTGATGATCAACTGCGCATTCGCGATCTGCTCGGCATCCAGTGTGGCCCACTGCTCCGTGAGCTCAGGCGGCACTGCGGCGGGCGCGGGTGCCGCAGCGGGAGCGGGTGCGGGGGCGGGCTGCGAGAGTGCGAGGGTCTGCCCGGGGTAGATGATCGAGTCGGGCCCGAGTCCGTTCGCTGCGAAGAGCTGATCCAGAGTGATGCCGTGTGCGCTGGCGATCGCATACAGCGTGTCGCCGATGACGACCTCGTAGTTCGCGGCCGTGGGGGCGGCTACCTCGGAGGGCGCAGGAGCGGGAGTGGGAACCGCGGTGAGGGCGAGGACATCACCCGGGTAGATCACCGATGACCAGGACAGCCCGTTCATGCTGAGCAGCGCGTCGACATAAAGACCGAAACGCTGGGCGATGTCGTAGGGCGTGTCGCCAGCGACGACCGTGTAGCTCGCGGGCGTTGCCGAAGACCCCGCTCCTGATGGGGCGGAAAGGGCGCTCGATGGCCCGGAGGTTCCGCGGAGCAGTGGGCGGATGTCGCGCGTGTGGCCTCTTTCCTCTGCCATCGCCGGGGGAGCGCTGAGCGTCGCCGCGACGGTGGTGAGGACGACCGCGGGCAGTGCCCACGGCAGATTCTGACGACGTGTCGCGATGGTGCCGGCCACGGTGACCCCCTTGTTCGGCGCAGAAGATGCCCTTTCGACGCTGTCACGGAAGGCACCACACGTCAACAGGAGTTTTCAGAGTGACGCGTGTGATTGGTGTGAATTCGCAGACGATAGGGGAGGAGTACATGCCTCCCGAGGTGAGATAGTGGGGGTGTGTCCGCATCTGAAACAACCCCTGTCCCCACCGAATGGCTCGCTCTGCCAGACCTCGTCGAGGTCCTCGGCGAATCGCTCGGACGCGTGCGCAGACTGCTCGATGAGCACTACCTGATCGGATCCCGTCGGACCGGGGTCTTTGCCGTCCCCGCGGTCTTCCTCGTCGATGGCGCTCCGCTGAGCTCTCTGCGAGGCACGGTGTTCGCACTCAAAGACGCCGGATTCTCGGACGACGAGGCGATCGATTGGCTGCTCGGCTACGAGGAGTCGATGGGTCGCGCGCCGATCGAAGCGCTGCTCGCAGGCCACAAGAGCGAAGTGCGACGCGTCGCTCGCTCGCTCGCCTGAAGCCCCGACGTCCGTTCAGGACGTTCGGGTCGTGGCCGCCTGTGCGAGAGCGCGAAGCTCTTCCAGAGCGCCTGCGTCGAGCTTCGCTCCCTCAAGTGCATGGTCGGCCTCGGCCGCGTACTGCGCGATGAGGTCTTCCACCCGCTCAAGCGCGCCGGACTCGACGATGATCGCCTGCAGTGAGCCGATCTGATCGTTCGTGAGATTCGCGTCGCCGACGAGCTCGTCGATGCTTCGTCGGGCAGCGGGCGCCAGTTCCTCCCGTGTCCAGGCGATGAGCAGGGTGCGCTTTCCCTCACGAAGATCATCGCCGGATGGCTTGCCGGTGACGCTCTCGTCGCCGAAGACGCCGAGGACGTCATCCCGCAGCTGGAACGCGAGGCCTAGCGGGTGGCCGAATCCGCGCAGCGCGGACTGCTGCGAGGCATCCGCTCCGGCCAGCGCTGCGCCGATCAGCAGAGGCTGCTCGACGCTGTATCGCGCGGACTTCAGCGAGACGATGCGCAGCGCACGTTCGGCGTGCTCGCTGTCATCGTTGACGCTCCACGCCGACTCCTCCGCGATGTCGAGGAACTGCCCGATCGTCACGTCCCGGCGCATTCGTGCGTACTCGGCGCGGACCGCGTCGGCGTGCGGATGCGCGCGCAGCGCCTGTTCCAGCAGATCGTCGCTCCACGCGACGAGGAGATCGCCCAGGAGCACCGCGGCAGACCGGCCGAAACCCGTCGCGTCTCCGCTCCAGCCCGCGGTGCGGTGATCGTGCTCGAAGGCGCGGTGCGCAGAGGGGCGTCCGCGTCGCGTATCCGAGTTGTCGATGATGTCATCGTGGACCAGGGCGGCGGACTGGAAGATCTCCAGAGCCGCGCTCACATCCCAGACGGTGTCGTCGGCGGTGGCATCGGCTCCGGCGACTGTGCTCCATCCGGCATGGCAGAACCGTGCGCGCAGTCGTTTGCCGCCGTCGAGCGTTGCGGAGGCCGACGTCAGGAAGGCGCCGGCATCCGGGCCATAGCCTGCGGCCTCGGTGCGGATATGGGCGACGAAGGCCTCAAGACGGCGCGCGACCGCCTCGCGAACGACAGAGGGTGTGGACACCCTCACAGCCTACTGAGCACACAGCGAACATCTAGCCGCGCTGGCCCGGACACGCGTAGACTGGAAGCACCACCACCCGAGGGGGACACATGCCACTCTCTGAACAAGAACAGCGTCTTCTGGACGAGATGGAACGCCATCTCCTTCACAACGACGCAGACGTCGTCACGGCGCCTACGGGCGACCGTGCTCTCAGCTACCGCAATCTCATCTACGGGGCGGTTCTTCTTCTCGCCGGTATCGGTGGACTGATCGCTGGCGTGGCCGTCGGCGATGTGCCCGGCATCATCATCGGAGTCCTCGGATTCGCGGCGATGGTCGCGGGTGTCATCTTCGCTGCGACGCCCGTCCGACGCACCGGTGAGCGACCCTCGTCGCGATCGCCGCGCGGCCCCCGTGCAGCGGCGCCGTCGGAGTCGTTCATGGATCGAATGAACGACCGGTGGGATCGTCGTCACGAAGGTCACTGACCTTCTCATCTCTCTGAAAGACCCGGATGCTTCGGCATCCGGGTCTTTTTTTGTTGCCCTTCTGTGCCCCTTCAGTGGGCTGAGGACGCATCTTCCCTCCACCACGCTCCACTCCGCTTCTTTCCTTGATTTCTCGGGGGTTCTGAGGACAAGTCCGAGGGGCCCT
The DNA window shown above is from Microbacterium keratanolyticum and carries:
- a CDS encoding Rv2175c family DNA-binding protein produces the protein MSASETTPVPTEWLALPDLVEVLGESLGRVRRLLDEHYLIGSRRTGVFAVPAVFLVDGAPLSSLRGTVFALKDAGFSDDEAIDWLLGYEESMGRAPIEALLAGHKSEVRRVARSLA
- a CDS encoding LysM peptidoglycan-binding domain-containing protein — encoded protein: MAGTIATRRQNLPWALPAVVLTTVAATLSAPPAMAEERGHTRDIRPLLRGTSGPSSALSAPSGAGSSATPASYTVVAGDTPYDIAQRFGLYVDALLSMNGLSWSSVIYPGDVLALTAVPTPAPAPSEVAAPTAANYEVVIGDTLYAIASAHGITLDQLFAANGLGPDSIIYPGQTLALSQPAPAPAPAAAPAPAAVPPELTEQWATLDAEQIANAQLIITIGRELGVSDRGVAIALATAMVESWLRNLDWGDRDSLGLFQQRPSTGWGTPEQIMDPTRSIRVFYGGASDPNGAATTGLLDLEGWESMAFTDAAQAVQISAFPARYGTWEAQAHQWLAELG
- a CDS encoding polyprenyl synthetase family protein; this encodes MSTPSVVREAVARRLEAFVAHIRTEAAGYGPDAGAFLTSASATLDGGKRLRARFCHAGWSTVAGADATADDTVWDVSAALEIFQSAALVHDDIIDNSDTRRGRPSAHRAFEHDHRTAGWSGDATGFGRSAAVLLGDLLVAWSDDLLEQALRAHPHADAVRAEYARMRRDVTIGQFLDIAEESAWSVNDDSEHAERALRIVSLKSARYSVEQPLLIGAALAGADASQQSALRGFGHPLGLAFQLRDDVLGVFGDESVTGKPSGDDLREGKRTLLIAWTREELAPAARRSIDELVGDANLTNDQIGSLQAIIVESGALERVEDLIAQYAAEADHALEGAKLDAGALEELRALAQAATTRTS
- a CDS encoding DUF3040 domain-containing protein; translation: MPLSEQEQRLLDEMERHLLHNDADVVTAPTGDRALSYRNLIYGAVLLLAGIGGLIAGVAVGDVPGIIIGVLGFAAMVAGVIFAATPVRRTGERPSSRSPRGPRAAAPSESFMDRMNDRWDRRHEGH